In Parasegetibacter sp. NRK P23, a single genomic region encodes these proteins:
- a CDS encoding OmpA family protein, with amino-acid sequence MKLNRLLFAAAAPLLLFSCVSSKKYKSQVARYEELSANYAKLQGDAKACEDERASLRLSKSQLEADMANLNKQIDFLKQNNTQALKQLEDLSVISSQQAESIKKSMENIGAKDAYIQDLQTSLARKDSLNMALVMNLKGAIGNINDEDINIKVDKGVVYIDISDKLLFKSGSYDVTDRAKEVLGKVALVLKNQPNIEFMVEGHTDNVPFKRGVLIDNWDLSVKRATSVIRLLQGEYGLDPAKMSAAGRAEYHPVGSNDSAEGKAANRRTRIVILPQLDQFFKLLEK; translated from the coding sequence ATGAAACTGAATAGATTATTGTTTGCCGCGGCCGCTCCGCTATTGTTATTTTCCTGTGTAAGCAGTAAAAAATATAAGTCGCAGGTAGCCCGCTACGAAGAATTAAGCGCCAACTACGCCAAACTTCAGGGCGATGCGAAAGCCTGTGAAGATGAAAGGGCGTCGCTCCGGCTCAGTAAAAGTCAGCTGGAAGCCGATATGGCCAACCTCAACAAGCAGATCGATTTCCTGAAACAGAACAATACCCAGGCGCTAAAACAACTGGAAGACCTCTCCGTAATCAGCTCCCAACAAGCGGAAAGCATCAAGAAATCGATGGAAAACATCGGCGCGAAAGACGCTTATATCCAGGATCTGCAAACGTCCCTCGCCCGCAAAGACTCGCTGAACATGGCCCTGGTGATGAACCTGAAAGGCGCCATCGGCAACATCAACGACGAAGACATCAACATCAAAGTGGACAAAGGCGTGGTGTACATCGATATCTCCGATAAACTGCTCTTCAAAAGCGGCAGCTACGATGTGACCGACCGCGCCAAAGAAGTACTGGGAAAAGTGGCGCTGGTGCTTAAAAACCAACCCAATATTGAGTTTATGGTGGAAGGCCATACCGATAATGTGCCCTTCAAACGGGGTGTACTCATCGACAACTGGGACCTGAGTGTTAAACGGGCGACTTCCGTGATCCGGTTGCTGCAGGGAGAATACGGGCTTGATCCGGCTAAAATGTCTGCTGCGGGCCGTGCGGAGTACCATCCGGTTGGGTCCAATGATTCTGCGGAAGGAAAAGCGGCGAACAGGAGGACAAGGATTGTGATATTGCCGCAGTTGGATCAGTTTTTTAAGTTGCTTGAGAAGTAG
- a CDS encoding GH3 auxin-responsive promoter family protein has product MAFFDIKLPKSVAAALRLTGNSPKRQQINVLKKLLKKARFTEFGQRYQFDNILISRHPGKKFQELVPTHDYNGIYQQWWHKTLEGKSDVCWPGKIKFYALSSGTSESASKYIPITSDLLRGNRMIMIKQLLTLRGYEDIPWKSVGKGWLTLGGSTDLQKGPGYYAGDLSGITVKKAPFWFQPFYKPGKKIAREKDWNIKIEDIVQEAPNWDIGFVVGVPAWVQLCMEKIVERYNLKTIHDMWPNLAFFVHGGVSFEPYKKGFEKLLGKPMTYIETYLASEGFIAYQDRQHAKGMRLAVNEHIFFEFVPFNEKNFDADGNLVPNAETLMVHEVEEGKDYAILLSTSAGAWRYLIGDTVRFTDKERCEIVITGRTKHFLSLVGEHLSVDNMNKAVKNVCEQFNVSIPEYTVAGVPYNNFFAHHWYVACDDTIDADQLRKAIDEQLNILNDDYAVERKSALKEVFLDVLPEERFMEFMRLKGKMGGQHKFPRVLRGKMYEDWKNFVAPAKTTTS; this is encoded by the coding sequence ATGGCCTTCTTCGATATCAAGTTACCCAAATCAGTGGCAGCAGCGCTCCGGCTTACGGGGAACTCTCCTAAACGGCAGCAGATCAACGTGTTGAAAAAGCTGTTGAAGAAGGCCCGGTTCACCGAATTCGGGCAGCGGTACCAGTTCGATAATATCCTTATCAGCCGCCACCCGGGGAAAAAGTTTCAGGAACTCGTTCCCACGCACGATTATAACGGCATCTACCAACAATGGTGGCACAAAACGCTGGAAGGCAAATCCGATGTATGCTGGCCCGGCAAGATAAAGTTCTATGCACTTTCCTCCGGAACCTCGGAATCTGCCAGTAAATATATTCCCATCACTTCCGACCTGCTTCGTGGCAACCGGATGATCATGATCAAACAACTGCTCACGCTCCGCGGGTATGAAGATATTCCCTGGAAATCGGTGGGCAAAGGATGGCTCACCCTCGGTGGCAGTACAGATTTGCAGAAAGGTCCGGGCTATTATGCCGGAGACCTCAGCGGTATTACCGTAAAAAAAGCGCCCTTCTGGTTCCAGCCATTTTATAAGCCGGGCAAAAAAATCGCCCGCGAAAAAGACTGGAACATCAAGATTGAAGATATTGTACAGGAAGCCCCCAACTGGGACATTGGCTTCGTGGTGGGCGTTCCCGCATGGGTGCAGCTCTGCATGGAAAAAATCGTGGAACGCTATAACCTCAAGACCATCCACGATATGTGGCCCAACCTTGCGTTCTTCGTGCATGGCGGCGTTTCTTTCGAACCGTACAAAAAAGGATTCGAGAAACTGCTGGGCAAACCCATGACCTATATAGAGACCTACCTCGCTTCCGAAGGTTTCATCGCTTACCAGGACAGGCAACACGCCAAAGGCATGCGGCTCGCAGTAAACGAACACATCTTCTTCGAATTCGTGCCCTTCAACGAAAAAAATTTCGATGCCGACGGCAACCTCGTTCCCAACGCCGAAACGCTGATGGTACATGAAGTGGAGGAAGGAAAGGACTATGCCATCCTGCTCAGTACCAGCGCTGGCGCATGGCGCTACCTGATAGGCGACACCGTGCGCTTCACCGACAAAGAAAGATGCGAGATCGTGATCACCGGCCGCACCAAACATTTTCTTTCACTGGTGGGAGAACACCTGAGCGTGGACAATATGAACAAAGCCGTGAAGAATGTGTGCGAACAATTCAACGTGTCCATTCCCGAATACACTGTGGCCGGCGTTCCTTATAATAATTTCTTCGCCCACCACTGGTATGTGGCCTGCGATGATACGATAGATGCCGACCAACTCCGGAAGGCCATTGATGAGCAACTGAATATCCTGAACGACGATTACGCCGTGGAAAGAAAAAGCGCCCTGAAAGAAGTTTTCCTGGATGTTTTGCCGGAAGAGCGTTTTATGGAGTTCATGCGCCTGAAAGGAAAAATGGGTGGTCAGCACAAGTTCCCGCGGGTATTGCGTGGAAAAATGTACGAAGACTGGAAGAACTTTGTGGCGCCCGCAAAAACAACGACCTCATGA
- a CDS encoding pitrilysin family protein, which translates to MTQTLNRKKAPAIIDTASLHLSLPPYRHFKLNNGVDVYAIHGGTQDVFQAEWVFYAGNSYETSNNVAPATNNLLKNGTKKHSAFELNEQFEYYGAYLTRACYNETAVINLSGLNKHLESLLPVVRELITEAVFPEEELAIFTQNAKQRLLVNLKKCDYVANRLIDAQLYGEAHPYGKYSRAEDYDALTAEQLRQFYQTYYQEGKCVLFLAGLLPDNLELLLNNYFGDLPLKGAAPEKVYPLAPAAQKKSRIQNDPDGVQGAIRLARPFPNRHHPDFQKVQVLNNVFGGFFGSRLMSNIREDKGYTYGIYSYIQNHIGDTAWAISTEAGTGVCEATVQEVYKEMNILREELIDDEELQLVRNFMMGSLLGDLDGPFQVMSRWKNIILNNLDEAYFNRSIEVIKTISAQELRDLAQKYLVDEDFYEMVVV; encoded by the coding sequence TTGACACAAACGCTCAACAGGAAGAAAGCGCCCGCCATTATAGATACCGCATCGCTCCACCTCAGCCTTCCACCTTACCGGCACTTTAAGTTGAACAACGGGGTGGATGTATACGCCATCCATGGCGGTACACAGGATGTTTTTCAGGCGGAATGGGTTTTTTATGCCGGAAACAGTTATGAAACCAGCAACAATGTTGCGCCGGCTACGAACAACCTCTTAAAGAATGGAACGAAAAAGCATTCGGCCTTCGAACTGAATGAGCAATTTGAATACTACGGCGCCTACCTTACCCGCGCTTGTTACAACGAAACGGCGGTGATCAATTTGTCGGGGCTGAACAAACACCTGGAAAGTCTTTTGCCCGTGGTGCGGGAACTCATCACCGAAGCGGTTTTCCCGGAGGAAGAACTGGCCATCTTCACGCAGAACGCGAAACAAAGATTGCTGGTGAACCTGAAAAAATGCGATTACGTTGCCAACCGGCTGATCGACGCGCAACTTTACGGTGAGGCACACCCGTACGGGAAATACAGCCGCGCGGAGGATTACGACGCGCTTACCGCCGAACAGCTCCGCCAATTCTATCAAACGTACTACCAGGAAGGAAAATGCGTGTTGTTCCTCGCGGGCCTGCTGCCTGATAACCTGGAATTGTTGCTGAACAATTATTTCGGCGATCTTCCACTCAAAGGAGCAGCGCCAGAAAAAGTATATCCGCTGGCGCCTGCCGCGCAAAAAAAATCACGGATACAAAACGATCCGGATGGTGTACAGGGCGCCATCCGGCTGGCCCGTCCTTTCCCGAACCGCCACCATCCCGATTTCCAGAAAGTACAGGTGCTCAACAACGTGTTCGGCGGCTTCTTCGGGTCCAGACTGATGAGTAATATCCGCGAAGACAAAGGCTATACTTATGGTATTTACAGTTATATCCAGAACCATATCGGCGATACCGCCTGGGCCATTTCAACAGAAGCGGGTACCGGTGTTTGCGAGGCTACCGTACAGGAAGTGTACAAGGAAATGAACATCCTCCGCGAAGAGTTGATCGATGACGAAGAACTGCAACTTGTACGCAACTTCATGATGGGTTCTCTGCTCGGCGACCTCGATGGTCCTTTCCAGGTGATGAGCAGGTGGAAGAATATTATCCTGAACAACCTGGATGAGGCTTATTTCAACCGTTCCATAGAAGTGATCAAAACCATTTCGGCGCAAGAACTCCGGGACCTGGCGCAGAAATACCTGGTGGACGAAGATTTTTATGAAATGGTGGTTGTATAG
- a CDS encoding pitrilysin family protein, with protein sequence MVHFDRFTLANGLRVLVHPDLSTPMAVVNVMYDVGAKDEDPAKTGFAHLFEHLMFGGSINIPEYDDPLQMAGGENNAYTTNDLTNYYIQLPAENLETAFWLESDRMLSLAFSKKSLEVQRKVVSEEFKEHYLNKPYGDVWHKMRELAYKEHPYKWMTIGRELSHIENATLEDVKAFFFKHYRPINAILVVAGNVTTEKVKALAEKWFGDIPSGEKYVRALPVEKPQQEHRRLELKSNVPLDAFYRTYHMAGRLHREYYTADLISEVLSGGGSSRLFQSLVKEKQLFSNIDCYHFGSVDPGLLTISGKLVQGVKMEDAEKAIEEELDKLKQEGITEAELEKVKNKTESMIAFEDMSVMNRAGSLAFYELLGDPNRMKHELEHYSSVTREEILESSRRLFDNNNANTIHYFREN encoded by the coding sequence ATGGTTCATTTCGACCGATTCACCCTGGCCAACGGGCTTAGGGTGCTGGTTCACCCCGACCTTTCCACGCCCATGGCCGTTGTTAACGTGATGTACGATGTTGGCGCCAAAGATGAGGATCCTGCTAAAACCGGGTTTGCCCACCTCTTCGAACACCTGATGTTCGGCGGCAGCATCAATATCCCGGAATACGATGATCCCCTGCAGATGGCGGGTGGCGAGAACAATGCTTATACCACGAACGACCTCACCAATTACTACATACAGTTGCCTGCCGAGAACCTGGAAACTGCGTTCTGGCTCGAAAGTGATCGTATGCTGAGCCTGGCCTTCAGCAAAAAAAGCCTGGAGGTACAGCGGAAAGTGGTGTCTGAAGAGTTTAAAGAGCATTACCTGAACAAGCCTTACGGCGATGTGTGGCATAAAATGCGTGAGCTGGCCTATAAAGAACATCCCTACAAATGGATGACCATCGGCCGGGAACTTTCACACATCGAAAACGCCACGCTGGAAGATGTAAAAGCCTTCTTCTTTAAGCATTACCGTCCCATCAACGCGATACTGGTAGTCGCAGGTAATGTGACCACAGAAAAAGTGAAGGCGCTGGCGGAAAAATGGTTCGGTGATATTCCTTCCGGAGAAAAATATGTACGTGCGCTCCCGGTGGAAAAACCACAGCAGGAACACCGGAGGCTGGAATTGAAGTCGAATGTTCCGCTGGATGCATTCTACAGAACTTACCACATGGCGGGTAGGCTGCACCGTGAGTATTATACGGCGGACCTGATCTCCGAAGTTCTGAGTGGTGGCGGCTCATCGCGATTGTTCCAATCGCTGGTGAAGGAAAAACAACTCTTCAGCAACATCGACTGTTACCATTTCGGCTCCGTTGATCCAGGGCTGCTCACGATTTCAGGCAAATTGGTGCAGGGCGTGAAAATGGAGGATGCCGAAAAAGCGATTGAAGAGGAACTGGATAAACTGAAACAGGAAGGCATCACCGAAGCGGAACTGGAAAAAGTGAAGAACAAAACCGAAAGCATGATCGCTTTTGAAGACATGAGCGTGATGAACCGCGCGGGAAGTCTCGCGTTCTACGAACTGCTCGGCGATCCCAACCGGATGAAACATGAACTGGAGCACTACAGTTCAGTAACAAGGGAGGAAATCCTGGAATCCAGCCGCCGACTATTCGATAACAACAATGCCAATACGATTCATTATTTCAGGGAGAACTGA
- a CDS encoding arsenate reductase family protein, with protein sequence MKKMYHLATCDTCQRIIEETGVADKKIVLQNIKVEKITPEQLDAIKEMAGSYEALFSRRATKYKEMGLKDKPLTEKDYRKLILEEYTFLKRPVTILGKEIFIGNDKKTVAALKDAVAKL encoded by the coding sequence ATGAAGAAGATGTACCACCTTGCCACCTGCGATACCTGCCAGCGTATCATTGAAGAAACAGGTGTCGCTGATAAAAAGATCGTTTTACAAAACATCAAGGTTGAAAAAATTACGCCGGAACAACTGGATGCCATAAAGGAAATGGCCGGCTCTTACGAGGCGCTTTTCAGCAGAAGGGCCACGAAATACAAGGAGATGGGATTGAAGGACAAGCCACTCACTGAAAAGGATTACCGCAAACTTATCCTTGAAGAATATACTTTTCTGAAACGTCCGGTTACCATTCTCGGTAAGGAGATTTTCATCGGGAACGATAAAAAAACAGTGGCCGCTTTGAAAGATGCGGTGGCTAAGTTGTAA
- a CDS encoding glycosyltransferase family 2 protein, producing the protein MLISIVIVNYNVPLFLEQCLHSVKYALEGTQGEVIVVDNASADNSMRYLPPRFPWVRFIRNKENEGFGKANNRALAEAKGKYILFLNPDTLVTKEAFDTCIGFLETHADAGAVGVRMLDGNGRFLRESKRSFPDPVTSFYKLTGLSALFPRSKRFARYHLGFLPENEPAEVDVLAGAFMMVKRTVLEKTGGFDPAFFMYGEDIDLSFRIQKAGYKNFYLPVRIIHFKGESTRKGSLNYVRMFYQAMRVFVEKHYSGQQVRLFRAAIKLAISGRAALSALRRFMLKAGLPILDILCMFASFGILLLVWQTYMKPGVAYQHQLVAAAALGSALVAMLIHYWGGLYYRSFRPVNILLCALIQLPLVLSVYALLPEEWRFSRGMLASAQLLFYMFTWMNRKALVGLDVLEAEKEKLPYEALVAGTKPELERVGALIAANGKNTQLLGSFSPETEADFQLYATIPYGEVICCFGEIPLESFLQKLENFPKGVRILYSASGSESIVGSESANEAGEAYSTELSTRLATPRERRNKRLTDVLISSYLLLSWPLLAFIIPRPLGLLRNIFRVLSGARTWIGYAGSGKELPCIPPGILTTTSRPSAHNKAMNSGILEALDKHYSLEYSFNRDIALTRKGFYHLGAKNQ; encoded by the coding sequence ATGCTCATCAGTATCGTGATCGTCAATTACAATGTGCCACTTTTCCTGGAGCAATGTCTTCATTCGGTGAAGTATGCGCTGGAAGGAACGCAGGGAGAAGTAATTGTGGTGGACAATGCTTCCGCCGACAACAGCATGCGTTACCTGCCGCCACGGTTTCCCTGGGTGCGGTTCATCCGGAATAAAGAGAATGAAGGCTTCGGAAAGGCGAACAACAGGGCGCTCGCGGAAGCAAAAGGCAAATACATCCTGTTCCTGAACCCGGATACATTGGTAACGAAGGAAGCCTTCGACACCTGCATCGGTTTCCTGGAAACACATGCTGATGCGGGTGCCGTGGGTGTACGCATGTTGGATGGCAACGGGAGGTTCCTGCGGGAATCGAAACGTTCTTTTCCAGATCCAGTCACTTCGTTTTATAAATTGACTGGTCTCTCTGCCCTTTTTCCCCGTTCCAAAAGGTTCGCGCGTTATCACCTGGGCTTCCTGCCCGAAAATGAACCTGCGGAAGTGGATGTGCTTGCGGGCGCTTTTATGATGGTGAAAAGAACCGTGCTGGAAAAGACCGGCGGCTTCGACCCGGCTTTTTTTATGTACGGGGAAGACATTGACCTGAGTTTCCGCATACAGAAAGCCGGGTATAAAAACTTCTACCTTCCTGTCCGCATCATTCATTTTAAAGGAGAAAGTACCCGCAAGGGAAGCCTGAACTATGTGCGCATGTTCTATCAGGCCATGCGCGTATTTGTGGAGAAACATTATTCGGGACAGCAGGTGCGGCTTTTCCGTGCCGCGATCAAACTGGCCATCTCCGGAAGAGCGGCCCTCTCGGCGCTCAGGCGTTTTATGCTGAAAGCCGGGTTACCGATCCTCGATATTTTGTGCATGTTCGCATCCTTTGGCATCCTGTTGCTGGTTTGGCAAACTTATATGAAACCCGGGGTCGCTTACCAGCACCAACTGGTGGCCGCAGCCGCTTTGGGATCGGCCCTGGTGGCCATGCTCATCCATTACTGGGGTGGGTTGTATTACAGAAGTTTCCGCCCGGTTAATATTTTGCTTTGCGCACTGATTCAATTGCCGTTGGTATTGTCTGTGTATGCATTGCTGCCGGAAGAATGGCGCTTTTCGCGCGGGATGCTGGCTTCGGCCCAGTTGTTATTTTATATGTTCACCTGGATGAACAGGAAAGCCCTGGTTGGCCTGGATGTGCTGGAAGCAGAAAAAGAAAAGCTGCCTTACGAGGCATTGGTGGCAGGAACAAAGCCGGAGCTCGAAAGAGTGGGCGCACTGATTGCCGCTAACGGGAAAAACACCCAGTTGCTCGGAAGTTTTTCACCGGAAACAGAAGCGGATTTTCAACTGTATGCCACGATTCCTTATGGCGAAGTGATCTGTTGTTTTGGAGAAATTCCTTTGGAATCCTTTTTACAGAAACTGGAAAACTTTCCCAAAGGTGTTCGCATCCTGTATTCCGCTTCCGGAAGCGAAAGTATTGTAGGCAGCGAGTCGGCCAACGAAGCGGGCGAGGCGTATTCAACGGAGCTTTCCACCCGGCTGGCCACCCCCCGGGAGCGGAGGAACAAACGACTAACAGATGTGCTGATCTCTTCGTACCTCCTCCTAAGTTGGCCCTTGCTGGCTTTTATTATCCCGCGGCCCCTCGGTTTACTCCGGAATATTTTCAGGGTCCTCTCCGGAGCGAGAACATGGATCGGATATGCGGGATCGGGGAAAGAGCTTCCGTGTATACCACCGGGCATTCTCACCACCACCAGCAGGCCATCAGCACATAATAAAGCCATGAACTCAGGAATACTGGAAGCATTGGATAAACACTATTCGCTGGAATATTCCTTCAACAGGGATATCGCGCTCACGCGGAAAGGATTTTACCACCTCGGCGCTAAAAATCAGTAA
- the rpoN gene encoding RNA polymerase factor sigma-54, which translates to MSLSQSLQQKLLQKLSPQQIQLMKLLQVPTANLEERIKEELEENPALEQGEDMNEDSFSEEQPDEFEAGEEDYEPDGSADEYENIDISEYVADDDGEIADYKLKDDNYPELDDQRTIPYKVETSFHELLLEQLGMMKLEDAQRVIAEQIVGSIDDDGYLRREVSSIVDDLAFRQNISTTEEEVETLIKRIQRFDPAGVCARDLRECLLLQLDRKKGEARSVDQAIEVLTDYFDEFTKKHYEKIQKGLNISDEQLKEIIQQIIRLSPKPGGNIGSMNKAESYVVPDFFIHNNAGKLELTLNSRNAPDLRISEGYRDMLRDYDKGAKKDKRQKEAVIFIKQKIDAAKWFIDAIKQRQHTLLSTMGTIMDYQQEFFLTGDETTLRPMILKDIAERTGLDISTVSRVANSKFVQTEFGTYRLKFFFSESLSTESGEEVSTREVKKILSDMVEGEDKRKPLSDEKLTDLLQEKGYNIARRTVAKYREQLNIPVARLRKEL; encoded by the coding sequence ATGTCGTTAAGTCAATCTTTACAACAGAAATTACTTCAGAAATTATCTCCTCAACAAATCCAGTTGATGAAACTGCTGCAGGTTCCCACGGCTAACCTGGAGGAGCGCATCAAAGAAGAGCTGGAAGAGAATCCTGCGTTAGAACAGGGAGAGGATATGAATGAAGACAGTTTTTCCGAAGAACAGCCCGACGAATTTGAGGCCGGAGAAGAAGACTATGAGCCGGATGGCAGCGCGGACGAATACGAGAACATCGACATCAGTGAATATGTAGCCGATGATGACGGAGAAATTGCCGATTATAAACTGAAAGACGATAACTATCCCGAGCTGGACGACCAGCGCACGATTCCTTATAAAGTAGAAACCTCCTTCCACGAACTTCTGCTGGAACAACTCGGCATGATGAAATTGGAAGATGCGCAACGGGTGATCGCCGAACAAATCGTGGGCAGCATCGATGATGATGGCTATCTCCGGCGTGAAGTCAGTTCTATTGTGGATGACCTCGCGTTCCGCCAGAACATCTCCACAACAGAAGAAGAAGTGGAAACACTCATCAAAAGAATACAACGCTTCGATCCCGCCGGCGTTTGCGCCCGCGACCTCCGGGAATGCCTGCTCCTGCAACTGGACCGGAAAAAAGGAGAGGCCCGCTCCGTAGACCAGGCCATTGAGGTGCTCACGGATTACTTCGATGAATTCACCAAAAAACATTACGAAAAAATACAGAAAGGGCTGAACATCAGTGATGAACAACTCAAAGAGATCATCCAGCAGATTATCCGGCTGAGTCCGAAGCCTGGCGGCAACATCGGCAGCATGAACAAAGCCGAAAGTTACGTGGTGCCCGATTTCTTCATCCACAATAATGCCGGCAAACTGGAGCTGACCCTGAACTCCCGGAACGCACCCGACCTCCGCATCAGCGAAGGGTACCGCGACATGCTCCGGGATTACGACAAAGGCGCTAAAAAAGACAAGCGCCAGAAGGAAGCCGTGATCTTCATCAAACAAAAGATCGATGCCGCCAAATGGTTCATCGATGCCATCAAACAAAGGCAACATACTCTGCTCTCCACGATGGGCACCATCATGGATTATCAACAGGAGTTCTTCCTCACAGGCGATGAAACCACCCTCCGCCCCATGATCCTCAAAGACATCGCGGAGCGCACCGGACTCGACATTTCCACCGTGAGCCGTGTGGCCAACAGCAAATTCGTTCAAACGGAATTCGGTACCTACCGGCTGAAGTTCTTCTTCAGCGAATCGCTCAGCACCGAAAGCGGCGAAGAGGTGTCTACCCGCGAGGTAAAAAAGATACTGAGTGATATGGTGGAAGGCGAAGACAAACGCAAGCCGCTGAGTGACGAGAAATTAACCGACCTTCTTCAGGAGAAAGGTTATAATATTGCACGCAGAACGGTGGCCAAATACAGGGAGCAACTCAATATTCCCGTAGCAAGGCTGCGCAAAGAATTGTAA
- a CDS encoding phage holin family protein — protein MVRFVLRTLFTAAVALGLSHVLPGIRITDYWAAILIILVLSLLNTFVKPLLILFTLPLTVFTFGLFLFVINALMILLGSEIVKGFEVSNFWYALLFSIILSILNSFLDRKEREAE, from the coding sequence ATGGTCAGGTTTGTACTCCGCACCTTGTTCACCGCAGCCGTGGCGCTGGGGCTTTCGCATGTGCTTCCCGGTATCAGGATCACCGATTACTGGGCGGCCATCCTGATCATCCTGGTGCTTTCCCTGCTCAACACCTTCGTAAAACCATTGCTGATTCTGTTCACGCTGCCCTTAACCGTGTTCACGTTCGGACTGTTCCTGTTCGTGATCAACGCGCTCATGATATTGCTGGGCAGCGAAATCGTGAAAGGCTTCGAGGTAAGTAATTTCTGGTATGCACTGCTCTTCAGCATCATCCTTTCTATACTGAACTCCTTTCTCGACCGGAAAGAGCGGGAGGCGGAATAA
- a CDS encoding sugar phosphate isomerase/epimerase: MTSRRSFLQQSVLLAGGAMLAPSCMTSAANSSAEKPCGIQLYTLRDFVGKDLKGTLDKIAAAGYTDVETFGWEPGNTFFGKTPAEFSALIKNAGLKTTSGHYLPEKYLFQNGSSDEWKQIAEAAATLGQEYTTVPWIPDQFRTPEVYKAMAEKLNEAAEISKKAGIKVAYHNHDFEFAPVGDAFGLDYLLKNTSPDLVDFELDIYWAVVAKKDPIDLFKQYKGRFAMWHVKDMHREVPTKNTEVGSGSIDYKAIFKHASTSGLKHFYVEQENFDMEAFASIKKSYDYIKTLKLG, translated from the coding sequence ATGACTTCGCGCCGCAGCTTTCTTCAACAATCGGTTCTCCTTGCCGGTGGTGCAATGCTCGCTCCTTCCTGCATGACTTCTGCCGCCAATTCATCCGCTGAAAAGCCCTGTGGTATCCAACTGTATACCTTGCGCGATTTTGTGGGGAAGGACCTGAAAGGTACACTGGATAAGATTGCTGCAGCCGGGTATACTGATGTTGAAACGTTTGGATGGGAACCAGGTAATACTTTCTTCGGAAAAACACCTGCTGAATTTTCAGCGCTCATAAAAAACGCCGGTCTGAAAACCACCAGCGGTCACTACCTGCCCGAAAAATACCTCTTTCAAAACGGCTCTTCAGATGAATGGAAACAGATCGCCGAAGCAGCCGCCACACTTGGACAGGAATACACCACCGTGCCCTGGATCCCGGACCAATTCCGTACGCCGGAAGTATATAAGGCAATGGCTGAAAAGCTGAATGAGGCCGCGGAAATTTCAAAAAAAGCAGGAATAAAAGTCGCTTACCACAACCACGATTTTGAATTCGCCCCCGTTGGCGACGCTTTCGGGTTGGATTATCTCCTCAAAAACACCTCCCCGGACCTGGTGGATTTCGAACTGGATATATACTGGGCCGTAGTGGCTAAAAAGGACCCGATCGATCTCTTTAAACAATACAAAGGCAGGTTCGCCATGTGGCACGTAAAAGACATGCACAGAGAAGTTCCCACAAAAAATACAGAAGTAGGTTCAGGCTCCATTGACTACAAAGCCATTTTCAAACACGCTTCCACTTCGGGACTAAAGCACTTCTACGTGGAGCAGGAAAACTTTGATATGGAAGCTTTCGCCAGCATCAAAAAAAGTTACGATTACATTAAAACGCTGAAGCTAGGCTAA
- a CDS encoding inositol monophosphatase family protein, giving the protein MFKTTLIKASEAAAQVMMEFSEKGFRITNKEGINNLVTEADHACEKVIMDMIKQEHPDHYILSEESGAIVQESAYKWIIDPIDGTVNFANGIPLCCVSIALEKDGEMMMGAVYNPFMREFFFAQKGWGATLNDKIIHVSQKNEVASACLVTGFPYTYLDMENGPLDVFDRFIRRGIPVRRLGSAAIDLCWVAAGRFDAFYEHNLNAWDSAAGFLIVEEAGGKVTDFYGNPYSPYQPQILASNGIIHTEMLQDIGWKK; this is encoded by the coding sequence ATGTTCAAGACCACACTTATAAAGGCCTCTGAAGCCGCCGCGCAGGTAATGATGGAATTCTCCGAAAAAGGTTTCCGTATCACCAACAAGGAAGGAATCAACAATCTTGTTACGGAGGCCGATCATGCCTGTGAAAAAGTGATCATGGATATGATCAAGCAGGAACATCCCGATCATTATATCCTGAGTGAGGAATCCGGCGCCATCGTGCAGGAGTCCGCTTACAAATGGATTATCGATCCCATTGATGGCACGGTGAACTTCGCCAACGGCATCCCCCTCTGTTGCGTGAGCATCGCTCTGGAGAAGGATGGGGAAATGATGATGGGCGCGGTATACAACCCGTTTATGCGGGAATTCTTTTTCGCGCAGAAAGGATGGGGCGCCACGCTGAACGACAAAATTATTCACGTGAGCCAGAAAAATGAAGTGGCCAGCGCGTGTTTGGTTACCGGCTTTCCCTATACCTACCTTGATATGGAAAATGGTCCGCTGGATGTATTCGACCGTTTTATCAGGCGCGGTATTCCCGTTCGCCGACTCGGTTCCGCCGCCATCGACCTGTGTTGGGTGGCCGCCGGGCGCTTCGACGCTTTCTATGAACACAACCTTAATGCCTGGGACTCAGCCGCAGGATTTCTCATCGTGGAAGAGGCCGGAGGAAAAGTAACCGACTTCTACGGTAATCCTTATTCTCCCTATCAGCCACAAATACTGGCTTCTAACGGTATCATACATACGGAGATGCTGCAGGACATTGGCTGGAAAAAATAA